In the Epinephelus lanceolatus isolate andai-2023 chromosome 6, ASM4190304v1, whole genome shotgun sequence genome, one interval contains:
- the LOC144463689 gene encoding uncharacterized protein LOC144463689: protein MISQFTEGLNSCGGLWDTILSHWKEFLPVMTSAQQQPLTLEEFKQLFTVCYSHPDSQLQAAEEATVGHWETVLTLVSDGQTDYSFEDLLAFITGADHLPPPGFPRLISLRFYSQDASMPGVRLPHTSTCALELFLPRGVAGAADLSALLSRAIHKALGLTHFQTQGDGEDSCVDVMTNL from the exons ATGATCTCCCAGTTCACAGAAGGGTTGAACAGCTGTGGTGGATTGTGGGATACGATACTGTCTCACTGGAAGGAGTTTCTGCCAGTGATGACGAGCGCACAGCAGCAGCCTCTGACCCTGGAAGAGTTCAAACAGCTTTTCACTGTCTGCTACAGCCACCCAGACAGCCAGCTGCAGGCGGCTGAGGAAGCAACAGTTGGACACTGGGAAACAGTCCTCACTTTGGTCAGCG ATGGTCAGACAGATTATTCCTTTGAAGACCTCCTCGCCTTCATCACTGGAGCTGATCATCTGCCTCCTCCTGGATTCCCCAGATTGATCTCCCTGCGTTTTTACTCCCAG GATGCTAGCATGCCAGGTGTGCGTCTGCCTCACACCTCCACCTGTGCTCTGGAGCTCTTCCTGCCAAGGGGAGTGGCGGGGGCTGCAGACCTGTCAGCGCTGCTGAGCAGAGCCATACACAAGGCCCTCGGCTTGACACATTTCCAGACACAGGGAGATGGAGAGGACAGCTGCGTAGATGTGATGACAAATTTATAA